A region of Polyangiaceae bacterium DNA encodes the following proteins:
- a CDS encoding serine/threonine protein kinase — translation MRSARTERVLRLVPPRTHAAPVPPSDAEPVVSQRRPIERFAQYALREVIARGGMATVWRASAPDGTEVALKRMLPSLAESPRAVLMFSDEALLGMRLDHPRLVHTFELGVFENEPFMVMELVDGPSMSDVLSRSVTLMRPAAAVYVVEQLLEGLSALHTILDDDGVEAGVVHRDVSPNNLLVTWDGEVKLGDFGIALVTRGGTPHAPGVLQGKVGYMAPEQLAGDALDARADLFAAGVVLLELLTGRRAFARDHELATLAANYAGYSRSLDGSLPGPLARIIRTALAQHREERFPSARAFAAALGEARAELSLGAGREQLVQFLGEIAGTLRPGLRTTVRSATGARQSADHRSSLPAGAGLASRMAGRIARDARSLATGRRTLCRASEAPGLARQRELFAYRFGEPPCLPQRALLTPAATRAVLTRLARRRASGLLVARSGDREMRVFFDDGAPVFIASSEHEHLLGERLVRLGHLSASEVELAVERAARWDCPLGEALVDMGFVSARLVFHEIMEQMRARLRDLGTWSGGELGFVEQARPGVSAVRLCPSDFELPLGGA, via the coding sequence ATGCGGTCCGCGAGAACCGAGCGGGTGCTCAGGCTCGTCCCCCCTCGGACACACGCCGCTCCGGTTCCACCCAGCGACGCCGAGCCGGTCGTCTCGCAACGTCGGCCCATCGAGCGATTCGCGCAGTACGCCTTGCGTGAGGTCATCGCGCGCGGCGGAATGGCCACCGTGTGGCGGGCCAGCGCTCCCGACGGCACGGAGGTCGCGCTCAAGCGCATGCTGCCTTCCCTGGCCGAGAGCCCGCGGGCGGTGCTCATGTTCTCCGACGAGGCGCTCCTGGGCATGCGGCTCGATCACCCGCGCCTGGTTCACACCTTCGAGCTCGGCGTGTTCGAGAACGAACCCTTCATGGTCATGGAGCTGGTGGACGGCCCCTCCATGTCGGACGTGCTGAGCCGTTCCGTCACGCTGATGCGTCCCGCGGCGGCAGTCTACGTCGTCGAGCAGCTGCTCGAAGGGCTGTCCGCTCTCCACACCATCCTCGACGACGACGGCGTCGAGGCCGGAGTGGTCCACCGCGACGTCTCGCCCAACAACCTGCTCGTGACCTGGGACGGAGAGGTGAAGCTGGGGGACTTCGGGATTGCTCTGGTCACTCGCGGCGGCACGCCACACGCGCCCGGCGTGTTGCAGGGGAAGGTCGGTTACATGGCGCCGGAGCAGCTGGCCGGTGACGCGCTCGATGCGCGCGCGGATCTGTTCGCCGCTGGGGTGGTGCTCCTGGAGCTGTTGACGGGGCGCCGGGCCTTCGCCCGCGACCACGAGCTCGCGACGCTGGCCGCCAACTACGCCGGGTATTCGAGGAGCCTCGACGGCAGCTTGCCTGGCCCGCTCGCGCGGATCATCCGGACGGCGCTGGCGCAGCACCGCGAGGAGCGCTTTCCTTCGGCGCGGGCGTTCGCCGCCGCCCTCGGAGAGGCGCGGGCGGAGCTCTCGCTCGGCGCGGGACGAGAGCAGCTGGTGCAGTTCTTGGGGGAGATCGCGGGCACGCTTCGTCCCGGCTTGCGGACCACCGTGCGTTCGGCGACCGGCGCTCGGCAGAGCGCCGACCACCGATCGTCACTGCCTGCCGGCGCGGGGCTGGCATCCCGCATGGCAGGTCGAATCGCACGCGACGCGCGCTCACTGGCGACCGGACGCCGAACGCTCTGCCGTGCTTCGGAGGCACCCGGGCTGGCTCGCCAGCGAGAGCTCTTCGCCTACCGATTCGGCGAGCCCCCGTGCTTGCCCCAGCGGGCGCTCTTGACACCAGCCGCGACGCGGGCCGTGCTGACTCGGCTCGCGCGCCGGCGGGCCTCCGGCCTCTTGGTCGCGCGCTCCGGCGACCGGGAGATGCGCGTCTTCTTCGACGACGGAGCCCCGGTGTTCATCGCGTCGAGCGAGCACGAGCACCTGCTCGGTGAGCGCCTGGTTCGGCTGGGCCACCTCTCCGCGTCAGAGGTCGAGCTGGCCGTCGAACGAGCGGCGCGCTGGGACTGCCCGTTGGGCGAAGCGCTGGTCGACATGGGGTTCGTCAGCGCCCGCCTCGTGTTCCACGAAATCATGGAGCAGATGCGCGCGCGACTCCGCGACCTGGGAACGTGGTCCGGAGGTGAGCTCGGGTTCGTCGAGCAGGCGCGACCTGGCGTGTCCGCGGTTCGACTGTGCCCGTCCGACTTCGAGCTCCCGCTCGGCGGTGCTTGA
- a CDS encoding response regulator, protein MTSRPTLLVVDDDDAIREALAEVLSDEGYSVVTRRGGHEALDYLRRGHRPSVIILDLWMPQMDGWRLRRELLADPELEHIPVVVLTAASSDAPEPQRVAGVLRKPVALQALLGLIEATRS, encoded by the coding sequence ATGACTTCTCGACCTACGCTCCTCGTCGTCGATGATGACGACGCGATCCGGGAGGCGCTCGCGGAGGTGTTGAGCGACGAGGGCTACTCGGTCGTGACGCGGCGAGGTGGCCATGAAGCGCTCGACTACCTCCGCCGAGGGCACCGGCCCAGCGTGATCATCCTGGATCTGTGGATGCCGCAGATGGACGGTTGGCGCCTCAGGCGTGAGCTCCTGGCGGACCCCGAGCTCGAGCACATTCCCGTAGTCGTGCTGACCGCAGCGTCGAGCGACGCTCCAGAGCCACAACGTGTCGCAGGGGTCCTCAGGAAGCCAGTGGCGTTGCAGGCGCTGCTGGGACTGATCGAGGCGACCCGCTCGTGA
- a CDS encoding CBS domain-containing protein, protein MTQSMGQTAWRARATGLQEPDDSEIDAPVSSSMRFPTVVTANTPLAQTAELLLRPGAMLAVVVDERRRPLGIVTPSDALSFAHRLGPVALETATALDAARSGGRFMPETATLGAVHTSLLDENRDFFVVVGPDGRLAGLITAMDVLEAMSESPPRSGTRPVGTLRRRR, encoded by the coding sequence ATGACCCAGAGCATGGGACAGACCGCGTGGAGAGCGCGGGCGACCGGCCTTCAGGAACCGGACGACTCCGAGATCGACGCTCCGGTGTCGAGCTCGATGCGGTTCCCAACGGTCGTCACCGCGAATACGCCGCTCGCGCAGACGGCCGAGTTGCTGCTCCGGCCGGGAGCAATGCTGGCGGTCGTCGTGGACGAGCGGCGGCGACCGCTGGGCATCGTCACCCCGTCGGACGCGCTCTCGTTCGCGCACCGCCTCGGTCCGGTGGCGCTCGAGACCGCGACTGCCCTCGACGCCGCTCGCTCCGGCGGTCGGTTCATGCCGGAGACAGCTACGCTCGGCGCCGTTCACACTTCACTGCTCGACGAGAACCGCGACTTCTTCGTGGTCGTGGGCCCGGACGGGCGGCTCGCGGGGCTCATCACCGCGATGGATGTGCTCGAAGCGATGAGCGAGTCGCCGCCGCGCTCCGGCACGAGGCCCGTTGGCACGCTGCGGCGGCGCCGCTGA